In a single window of the Labrus mixtus chromosome 20, fLabMix1.1, whole genome shotgun sequence genome:
- the btbd17b gene encoding BTB/POZ domain-containing protein 17 → MVRSLEQGIPAWVFMGTLVLLINSVTVRGAALKQEAGLDNGATVLNHSMSLVQRMENLLAMGNSSDVTLRVQTINTDEVKVIQAHSLVLTLQSDVFEELLLTRNNSHIVLRETVDCAAVFDKFVRYLYCGDISVRLDQAISLHKLASKYRVWSLQQGLTQYMTQHLSSDSPTGHVIGWYNYAQQIGDVTLQDSCLQYLSWNLSSVLQSGEWSSISEDLLLSLLQRSDLILQSELELYEALEAWINQNQPISKTVETALRAVRYGMIPPQHLFRLQKQSALMQKHYEYIRDLLYLAFQFHSASPIQLAKYFDVNCSIFTPRNYLSSSWGSPWVINSPTRDDRSFSFQTQLGPSGHDSSKRITWNALFSPRWLPLSARSTYTELGAMQPTRTDGGRPRIIVTPATSSPDFAGVSFQKTVIVMARQQGKVVVRHVYNFHQSTEEAGDFLLDADLQRRASEYLIDSSLYLHIIIKPLYHSLLVARK, encoded by the exons CTGCCCTGAAGCAGGAGGCCGGGCTGGACAATGGGGCCACAGTGCTGAATCACTCCATGAGTTTGGTGCAGCGCATGGAGAACCTGCTGGCCATGGGGAACAGCAGTGATGTCACTCTCCGGGTGCAGACCATCAACACTGATGAAGTGAAGGTGATCCAGGCCCACAGCCTGGTTCTCACACTGCAGAGTGACGTGTTTGAGGAACTGCTGCTCACTCGCAATAACAGTCATATTGTGCTGAGGGAGACGGTCGACTGTGCAGCCGTCTTTGACAAGTTTGTCAG gtaTCTGTACTGCGGGGATATCTCAGTGCGGCTGGATCAGGCTATTTCTCTGCACAAGCTGGCCAGCAAGTACCGCGTGTGGAGTTTGCAACAGGGTCTAACCCAATACATGACCCAACATCTTTCAAGTGATTCCCCCACCGGCCATGTGATTGGCTGGTACAACTATGCTCAACAAATTGGGGACGTGACCCTGCAAGACAGCTGCCTGCAGTACCTGTCCTGGAACCTGTCATCCGTGCTCCAGAGCGGGGAATGGAGCTCCATCAGTGAAGACCTGCTCCTCTCTCTACTCCAGCGCTCTGACCTCATTCTGCAAAGTGAGCTGGAGCTCTATGAGGCCCTGGAGGCCTGGATTAACCAAAACCAGCCCATCAGTAAGACAGTAGAAACCGCCCTAAGAGCTGTTCGATACGGTATGATCCCCCCTCAACACCTGTTCCGTCTTCAGAAGCAATCTGCCCTCATGCAAAAGCACTACGAGTATATTAGAGATCTTCTCTATCTAGCTTTCCAGTTTCACTCCGCCTCACCCATCCAACTGGCCAAATACTTTGACGTCAACTGCAGTATTTTCACTCCCCGTAactacctctcctcctcctggggtTCCCCTTGGGTCATCAATAGCCCAACCCGTGACGACCGCAGCTTCAGCTTCCAGACCCAGCTCGGCCCCAGCGGCCACGACTCGAGCAAGAGGATAACCTGGAACGCCCTGTTCTCCCCTCGCTGGCTCCCACTCAGTGCCAGGTCAACTTATACTGAGCTGGGTGCCATGCAACCTACACGCACCGATGGAGGTCGACCTCGCATCATTGTGACCCCAGCCACGTCTAGTCCAGACTTTGCCGGTGTGAGTTTCCAGAAGACGGTGATTGTGATGGCACGACAGCAAGGCAAGGTTGTGGTTCGCCATGTTTACAACTTCCACCAGAGCACAGAGGAGGCTGGCGATTTCCTGCTGGATGCCGACCTGCAGCGCCGTGCATCAGAGTACCTGATTGACAGCTCCCTCTATCTGCACATTATAATAAAACCTCTTTACCATAGCCTCCTTGTTGCCAGGAAGTGA